In Verrucomicrobiales bacterium, one genomic interval encodes:
- the kdsA gene encoding 3-deoxy-8-phosphooctulonate synthase, which produces MPNAATSPWKALRHPRRLFLIAGPCVIESEALCLKIADSLRRTCARLGINYVFKASYDKANRTSGKSFRGPGIERGLQILQRVREQVGVPVLTDVHTEAEASAAGKVVDILQIPAFLCRQTDLIDAAVKTGAIVNLKKGQFLSPAEMGRVAMKAAEAGGKRLLLTERGTTFGYNNLVVDMRSLAILKTFGFPVVFDATHSVQLPGGGGDRSSGQGEFAPVLAKAAVAAGADGLFIETHPQPNKALSDGPNMVPLADMAKLLGVLAKLHRVVGSA; this is translated from the coding sequence ATGCCGAATGCTGCCACGTCTCCATGGAAGGCTCTCCGCCATCCGCGACGACTCTTTTTGATCGCGGGTCCCTGTGTGATCGAAAGCGAGGCTCTATGCCTCAAGATCGCGGACTCCCTGCGCCGGACCTGCGCCCGACTGGGGATCAATTACGTTTTCAAGGCCAGTTACGACAAGGCCAATCGCACCTCGGGCAAGTCCTTTCGCGGGCCTGGTATCGAGCGCGGGTTGCAGATTTTACAGCGCGTGCGTGAGCAGGTTGGAGTTCCCGTGCTCACAGACGTGCATACCGAGGCAGAAGCGAGCGCAGCCGGCAAGGTTGTCGATATCCTCCAGATTCCGGCCTTCCTCTGTCGGCAGACGGATCTCATCGACGCGGCCGTTAAAACCGGGGCGATCGTGAACCTCAAGAAAGGCCAGTTTCTCTCGCCGGCCGAGATGGGGCGGGTGGCCATGAAGGCGGCGGAGGCAGGTGGCAAGCGACTCTTGTTGACGGAACGAGGCACCACCTTCGGGTACAACAACCTGGTCGTCGACATGCGCTCCCTAGCCATTCTGAAGACGTTCGGGTTTCCGGTGGTGTTCGATGCGACTCATTCGGTGCAGCTGCCCGGAGGGGGTGGTGATCGGTCTTCGGGGCAGGGGGAGTTCGCGCCGGTGCTTGCCAAGGCCGCCGTGGCTGCCGGAGCTGACGGCCTCTTCATTGAGACTCATCCCCAACCGAACAAGGCCCTGAGTGATGGTCCCAACATGGTGCCGCTGGCGGACATGGCCAAGCTGCTGGGCGTACTGGCCAAGCTCCATCGAGTGGTCGGGTCCGCCTAG